A single window of Ferrimonas balearica DSM 9799 DNA harbors:
- a CDS encoding NAD(P)/FAD-dependent oxidoreductase: MTNIVIVGGGAGGMEIVTKLGRKLGRKGKAQITLVDQSDHHIWKPLLHELATGSLDEGLNALDYRVHASQNGYRFEQGTLHALDQVNHQIVLAPIYDNKGSEVLPERRIDYDYLVLGVGAITNDFGIPGVKEHCDFLDLTEQAMGLRKKILNRFLRYAKNHDHKHFEITIVGAGATGVEMAAEMHHAADTLRGYGYEISEDLLRVTLVEAADRVLPRVEKPRICNAVAEELEKLGVVVKTHTRITEVTERGMQTADGEFLPSDLMIWSAGVMGHPFLTTLGLETNRANQILVKPNCQVPSNDRIFAFGDCAACPQPDGSFTPPRGQTARQMALMIGDNIQRLMDNPNAELKEYVYKDLGSLVNLSKFHTVGNLMSFMGGGIAVEGKVARLVYTSLYRRHMIALHGPVKGLFLMGLNGLQRLMRPELKLH; encoded by the coding sequence ATGACCAATATCGTGATCGTCGGCGGCGGTGCCGGCGGTATGGAGATTGTGACCAAGCTGGGCCGTAAGCTCGGACGCAAGGGAAAAGCCCAAATTACCCTGGTGGATCAATCTGACCACCATATTTGGAAACCCCTGCTGCACGAACTGGCGACCGGTAGCCTGGATGAGGGCCTGAATGCCCTGGATTACCGGGTTCACGCGTCGCAGAACGGCTACCGTTTTGAGCAAGGCACCCTGCATGCGCTGGATCAGGTGAACCACCAGATTGTGCTGGCTCCGATCTACGACAATAAAGGCAGTGAAGTGCTGCCTGAGCGTCGTATCGATTACGACTACCTGGTGCTGGGAGTTGGCGCCATCACCAATGACTTCGGCATTCCGGGCGTCAAAGAGCACTGTGACTTCCTCGACCTGACTGAGCAGGCCATGGGCCTGCGCAAGAAGATCCTCAACCGCTTCCTGCGCTACGCCAAAAACCACGATCACAAGCATTTCGAGATCACCATTGTGGGTGCCGGTGCCACCGGTGTTGAGATGGCTGCCGAGATGCACCATGCCGCCGACACTCTGCGCGGTTATGGTTATGAAATCAGCGAAGACCTGCTGCGCGTCACCTTGGTGGAAGCCGCAGACCGCGTTCTGCCGCGCGTCGAGAAACCGCGCATCTGTAACGCCGTGGCTGAGGAGTTGGAGAAGCTGGGCGTAGTGGTGAAGACCCACACCCGCATCACCGAAGTGACCGAGCGTGGCATGCAGACCGCCGATGGCGAGTTCCTGCCCTCTGACCTGATGATCTGGTCCGCGGGCGTGATGGGCCATCCGTTCCTGACCACTCTGGGCCTGGAAACTAACCGTGCCAACCAGATCCTGGTGAAACCCAACTGCCAGGTGCCGAGCAATGACCGCATCTTCGCCTTTGGTGACTGCGCGGCCTGCCCGCAGCCGGACGGCAGCTTTACGCCGCCGCGCGGCCAGACTGCCCGCCAGATGGCCCTGATGATTGGCGACAACATCCAGCGCCTGATGGACAACCCCAACGCCGAGCTGAAAGAGTACGTCTACAAGGATCTGGGCTCGCTGGTGAACCTGTCCAAGTTCCACACCGTGGGCAACCTGATGTCCTTTATGGGCGGCGGCATCGCGGTGGAAGGCAAAGTGGCACGACTGGTGTACACCTCTTTGTACCGTCGCCATATGATCGCCCTGCACGGTCCGGTAAAGGGCCTGTTCCTGATGGGCCTGAACGGCCTGCAGCGCCTGATGCGCCCGGAACTGAAACTGCACTGA
- the ruvX gene encoding Holliday junction resolvase RuvX — translation MSTIMAFDFGTKSIGVAVGQTVTGTASPLLGIKARDGIPNWDEIAALLKEWQPDKLVVGLPLNMDGTDQHVTRAARKFANRLFGRFGIETLTQDERLTTVDARARLFEDGGYRALKKDQVDALAAALILESYFETLYQ, via the coding sequence ATGAGCACCATTATGGCCTTCGACTTCGGCACCAAGAGCATTGGTGTGGCGGTCGGGCAGACCGTGACCGGTACCGCCAGCCCGCTGCTGGGCATCAAGGCCCGGGATGGCATCCCCAACTGGGATGAGATTGCCGCCCTCCTCAAGGAGTGGCAGCCGGACAAACTGGTGGTGGGCCTGCCACTCAATATGGACGGCACCGACCAGCACGTCACCCGCGCCGCCCGTAAGTTTGCCAACCGCCTGTTTGGCCGGTTCGGCATCGAAACCCTGACCCAGGACGAGCGTCTGACCACGGTGGATGCCCGTGCCCGACTGTTTGAGGACGGGGGCTACCGGGCGCTGAAAAAGGATCAGGTGGATGCCCTGGCGGCGGCCCTGATCCTGGAAAGCTACTTCGAGACGCTGTACCAGTAA
- a CDS encoding YqgE/AlgH family protein, whose protein sequence is MENLSHHLLIAMPSLKDPFFQRTVTYLCKHDEEGAMGLVINQPIELELDDLLRQMKVKEDDFVLPTGLRNQVLVGGPVTPERGFVLHSPLDGMASSQALTPELMITTSKDILSTIGSDAAPNQYLVALGYAGWDAGQLEQELAKNSWLTIPADLDLLFDVPVEERWSEATRRLGIDIWQLSSEVGHA, encoded by the coding sequence ATGGAAAACTTGAGCCACCATCTGCTTATCGCCATGCCATCGCTGAAAGACCCCTTCTTCCAGCGTACCGTCACCTATCTGTGCAAGCACGATGAGGAAGGCGCCATGGGGCTGGTGATCAACCAACCCATCGAGTTGGAGCTGGATGACCTGCTGCGCCAGATGAAGGTCAAAGAGGACGATTTTGTGCTGCCCACCGGGCTGCGCAATCAGGTGTTGGTGGGCGGTCCAGTCACTCCGGAGCGCGGCTTTGTGCTGCACTCGCCGCTGGATGGCATGGCGTCCAGTCAGGCCCTGACCCCGGAGCTGATGATCACCACCTCCAAGGACATTCTCAGCACCATCGGCAGCGACGCGGCACCCAACCAGTACCTGGTGGCACTGGGCTACGCCGGTTGGGATGCGGGCCAGCTGGAACAGGAGTTGGCCAAAAACTCCTGGCTGACCATTCCCGCGGACCTGGACCTGCTATTTGATGTGCCGGTGGAGGAGCGCTGGAGCGAAGCCACGCGCCGCCTCGGCATCGACATCTGGCAGCTCTCCTCCGAGGTGGGCCACGCATGA
- the yciH gene encoding stress response translation initiation inhibitor YciH, whose translation MISNSDSQLVYSTDKGRIEAEPAAEAVPQGDGIVRIRMERKGRKGKGAMVVTGLGLDAKALKTLAAELKKKMGCGGAVKGFDIEIQGDNRDAVKALLESRGYRVKLAGG comes from the coding sequence ATGATCTCCAATAGCGACTCGCAACTGGTCTACAGTACCGACAAGGGCCGAATTGAGGCCGAGCCCGCCGCGGAAGCGGTGCCCCAGGGTGATGGCATCGTCCGCATCCGGATGGAGCGCAAGGGCCGCAAAGGCAAGGGCGCCATGGTGGTGACCGGCCTCGGACTGGACGCCAAAGCGCTCAAGACGCTGGCCGCGGAACTCAAGAAAAAGATGGGTTGCGGCGGCGCCGTCAAAGGGTTCGACATCGAGATCCAGGGCGACAACCGCGATGCCGTTAAGGCGTTGCTGGAGAGCCGGGGATATCGGGTCAAACTGGCTGGAGGCTAA
- a CDS encoding sporulation protein, producing MTWMGRLLSSAGIGAARVDTLLGKDHYQPGETIDAKVMLYAGRVDQRIDGIHFSVHSQIGRKEQAEIAHCTLAEGILLKAHSVLELPVKLALPEFTPITAGPIESWLNTGLDIPKAIDPTDTDKIHIIPTATQQAVLDALESLGLVHCGVEIEPLPAQSRLGMPFLQRWQYRPGPDCSLTAVASLSVAWRPQLAGLELLLDHQSPSGQDSNQTLMVRDDQGSKLKAQLRNLLSSQELDD from the coding sequence ATGACCTGGATGGGACGACTGCTGTCATCAGCAGGCATTGGCGCGGCGCGAGTGGATACCCTGCTGGGCAAAGACCACTACCAACCGGGTGAAACCATCGACGCCAAGGTGATGCTGTACGCTGGCCGGGTGGACCAACGCATCGACGGCATCCACTTCTCGGTTCACAGCCAGATTGGTCGCAAAGAGCAGGCCGAGATTGCCCACTGCACCCTGGCCGAGGGGATTCTGCTCAAGGCCCACTCGGTGCTGGAGTTGCCGGTTAAGCTGGCGCTGCCGGAGTTCACCCCGATCACCGCCGGGCCGATCGAGAGCTGGCTCAATACCGGCCTGGACATCCCCAAGGCAATTGACCCCACCGACACCGATAAGATCCACATTATCCCCACCGCCACACAGCAGGCGGTACTGGATGCGCTGGAATCTTTGGGATTGGTGCACTGCGGCGTCGAGATCGAGCCACTGCCGGCACAAAGCCGCCTCGGAATGCCGTTCCTGCAACGCTGGCAATACCGGCCGGGGCCGGACTGCTCCCTGACAGCCGTGGCCAGCCTCAGCGTGGCCTGGCGGCCACAACTGGCCGGGCTGGAGCTGCTGCTGGACCACCAGAGCCCCAGCGGTCAGGACAGCAACCAGACGCTGATGGTGCGGGACGATCAGGGCAGCAAACTGAAGGCCCAACTGCGCAATCTGCTGAGCAGTCAGGAGCTCGATGACTAA
- a CDS encoding DUF4136 domain-containing protein, translating to MKKLFALVLALWLTGCATISTDSDFNPDVDFSQYKTWSWVAPSQTPGDQQYHVDGLTDQRIRSAIAGKMLELGLAEVPAGEADLLVNYLTQTEKKVNVDTFYTSFGYHPYYYGRHPYYGGANIHADTRVREYKVGTLLVDFVDSESRQLVWRGTASDTVREYKTPEERTAKINEAVSAIMAQYPPQVTK from the coding sequence ATGAAGAAGCTGTTTGCCCTGGTTCTGGCGTTGTGGCTGACCGGATGCGCCACCATCAGCACCGACTCTGATTTCAACCCCGATGTGGACTTCAGCCAGTACAAAACCTGGAGCTGGGTTGCCCCGAGCCAAACCCCTGGCGACCAGCAGTACCACGTCGATGGCCTGACCGACCAACGCATCCGCAGCGCCATTGCCGGCAAGATGCTGGAGCTGGGGCTGGCCGAAGTGCCGGCGGGTGAAGCGGACCTGCTGGTGAACTACCTGACCCAGACCGAGAAGAAGGTCAACGTCGACACCTTCTACACCAGCTTTGGTTACCACCCTTACTACTATGGCCGTCACCCCTACTACGGCGGGGCCAACATCCACGCCGACACCCGGGTTCGCGAGTACAAAGTGGGCACCCTGTTGGTGGACTTCGTGGATTCCGAAAGCCGCCAGCTGGTATGGCGCGGCACCGCCTCCGACACCGTTCGGGAGTACAAAACCCCGGAAGAGCGCACCGCCAAGATCAACGAAGCGGTCAGTGCCATCATGGCGCAGTACCCGCCTCAGGTAACCAAGTAA
- the yciA gene encoding acyl-CoA thioester hydrolase YciA: MTEQVKPTGELLLRTLAMPADTNANGDIFGGWIMSQMDMAGGLMAKAISRGRICTVAVNGMSFYRPVAVGDAVCVYGNVRRLGNASMEIGLEVWVRPIAKGTDEHYRVTEAIFTYVAIDAEGKPRPLPKS; encoded by the coding sequence ATGACTGAACAGGTAAAACCCACCGGCGAACTGCTGCTGCGCACCCTGGCGATGCCCGCAGACACCAACGCCAATGGCGACATCTTTGGTGGCTGGATCATGTCTCAGATGGATATGGCCGGTGGCTTGATGGCCAAGGCGATCAGCCGGGGTCGTATCTGCACCGTGGCGGTCAATGGCATGAGCTTCTACCGCCCGGTGGCGGTGGGGGACGCGGTGTGCGTTTACGGCAACGTCCGTCGACTGGGTAACGCTTCAATGGAGATCGGCCTGGAGGTGTGGGTGCGGCCCATTGCCAAGGGCACCGATGAACACTACCGGGTGACCGAAGCGATATTCACCTACGTGGCCATTGATGCCGAGGGCAAGCCCCGGCCATTGCCCAAGTCCTGA
- the ltaE gene encoding low-specificity L-threonine aldolase, whose product MFDFRSDTVTQPTEAMRRAMAQAEVGDDVYGDDPTVNALEEQAAEMAGFEAALFTASGTQANLLALMAHCERGDEYLCGQQAHNYKFEGGGAAVLGSIQPQPLDNEADGSLCLKRVEAAIKPDDIHFARTRLLSLENTIGGKVLPMSYLADAQAFAFEKGLKLHLDGARVFNAAVAEGVSLSAIAQHFDSLTICLSKGLAAPVGSLLVGDEALIKKARRWRKVLGGGMRQAGILAAAGQLALTEQVERLAQDHDNARYLAEQLAALKQVEVNQCATNMVFASFAHANLPALQAHLQADGCKVSVGAKTRLVLHKDLDRSAVDALVASLHRFEQENG is encoded by the coding sequence ATGTTCGATTTCCGCTCTGATACCGTCACCCAACCCACCGAAGCGATGCGCCGGGCCATGGCCCAGGCCGAGGTCGGTGATGATGTCTACGGCGATGACCCCACCGTTAATGCCCTGGAAGAGCAGGCGGCCGAGATGGCCGGCTTCGAGGCGGCGCTGTTTACCGCTTCCGGCACCCAGGCCAACCTGCTGGCCCTGATGGCCCATTGCGAACGTGGCGATGAGTACCTGTGTGGCCAACAGGCCCACAACTACAAATTTGAGGGGGGTGGCGCCGCAGTGCTGGGTTCCATCCAGCCGCAGCCGCTGGACAATGAGGCCGATGGCAGCCTCTGCCTGAAACGGGTGGAAGCCGCGATCAAGCCGGACGATATCCACTTTGCCCGGACCCGCCTGCTGAGCCTGGAAAACACCATTGGTGGCAAAGTGCTGCCGATGAGCTACCTGGCTGACGCTCAGGCGTTTGCGTTTGAAAAGGGGCTGAAGCTGCACCTGGATGGCGCCCGCGTGTTTAACGCGGCGGTTGCTGAAGGGGTGTCACTCAGTGCCATTGCCCAGCATTTCGACTCCCTGACCATCTGTCTGTCCAAGGGGCTGGCGGCGCCGGTGGGTTCGCTGCTGGTGGGTGATGAAGCGCTGATTAAAAAGGCGCGTCGCTGGCGTAAGGTGCTCGGTGGCGGCATGCGCCAGGCCGGCATTTTGGCGGCGGCCGGTCAGCTGGCCCTGACCGAACAGGTTGAACGACTGGCGCAGGACCACGACAACGCCCGCTATCTGGCGGAGCAGCTGGCGGCGCTGAAACAGGTTGAGGTGAATCAGTGCGCCACCAACATGGTGTTCGCTTCGTTTGCGCACGCTAACCTGCCAGCGCTGCAGGCGCACCTGCAGGCGGATGGCTGCAAAGTGTCGGTGGGGGCCAAAACCCGTCTGGTGCTGCACAAAGATCTGGACCGTAGCGCGGTGGATGCCCTGGTGGCCAGCCTGCACCGCTTTGAGCAGGAGAACGGCTGA
- a CDS encoding mechanosensitive ion channel family protein, whose amino-acid sequence MGSIESLMDQAPDLLMVYGTRVLLAIVIFIVGRWLAKSVAKGVSKVLVKRQMDQTVVGFVANMVSAVITAFTFIAVLGQLGVQTASLVAVLGAAGLAVGLALQGSLSNFASGVLLVVFRPCKAGDYVEAAGVAGTVEEISIFSTTLVTPDNKRIVAPNSAVMNGVIVNYSAKERRRVDMVVGVSYDADLRQVKEVITDVVTSHELVLKDPEPVIEVLELGASSVDFVVRPWVKTADFWTVRFDLMREIKLRLDQENIGIPYPQMDVHVKALPEQG is encoded by the coding sequence ATGGGTTCTATCGAAAGTCTAATGGACCAGGCCCCGGACCTGCTGATGGTGTACGGCACCCGAGTGCTGTTGGCCATCGTTATCTTTATCGTCGGTCGTTGGCTGGCCAAGTCGGTGGCCAAAGGGGTCAGCAAGGTACTGGTGAAGCGCCAGATGGATCAGACCGTGGTGGGCTTTGTCGCCAACATGGTCAGTGCGGTGATCACCGCCTTCACCTTTATCGCAGTATTGGGTCAGCTTGGGGTGCAAACTGCCTCGCTGGTGGCGGTATTGGGTGCGGCCGGTTTGGCGGTTGGCTTGGCCCTGCAGGGCTCACTGTCCAACTTCGCTTCCGGTGTGTTGCTGGTGGTGTTCCGTCCCTGTAAGGCGGGCGACTACGTTGAAGCGGCGGGTGTGGCTGGTACGGTTGAGGAGATCTCCATCTTCTCCACCACTCTGGTGACCCCGGACAACAAGCGCATTGTGGCGCCCAACTCCGCCGTGATGAACGGCGTGATCGTCAACTACAGCGCCAAAGAGCGGCGTCGTGTCGATATGGTGGTTGGGGTGTCGTATGATGCCGACCTGCGTCAGGTCAAAGAGGTGATTACCGATGTGGTGACCAGCCATGAGCTGGTGCTGAAGGATCCGGAGCCGGTGATCGAGGTGCTGGAGCTGGGCGCGTCCTCAGTGGACTTTGTGGTGCGGCCCTGGGTGAAAACCGCGGACTTCTGGACCGTGCGTTTTGACTTGATGCGGGAGATTAAACTGCGTCTGGATCAGGAGAACATTGGTATCCCGTATCCGCAGATGGACGTACACGTCAAAGCCCTGCCGGAGCAGGGCTAA
- a CDS encoding OmpA family protein has translation MKPCLLMLCLLALPCLARDADGDGVPDAKDACPDTPHWVVEANGCPPGKASPVVLYFDTDSARLRPEHHDQLAVFVGDGVAGRVRVVGHADSRGSLAHNQDLGGRRALAVSKALSERYGVDASQIQRQSLGETLPWRDNLTETGQTLNRRVELWIETGLRLTNGEQ, from the coding sequence GTGAAGCCCTGTTTGCTGATGTTGTGCCTGCTGGCGCTGCCGTGCCTGGCCAGAGATGCCGATGGTGATGGCGTGCCTGACGCCAAAGACGCCTGTCCCGATACCCCACACTGGGTGGTGGAAGCCAATGGCTGCCCGCCAGGTAAGGCGAGCCCGGTAGTGCTCTATTTCGATACGGACTCAGCGCGGCTGAGGCCTGAGCATCATGACCAGCTGGCGGTGTTTGTCGGAGACGGGGTGGCTGGCCGGGTTCGGGTAGTGGGGCATGCGGACAGCCGCGGCTCCCTTGCTCACAATCAAGATTTGGGTGGACGCCGCGCCTTAGCGGTTTCCAAAGCATTATCAGAGCGTTATGGTGTTGATGCGAGCCAGATTCAACGCCAGAGTTTGGGGGAAACCCTGCCCTGGCGTGACAACCTGACCGAAACCGGCCAGACCCTGAATCGCCGTGTCGAGCTGTGGATCGAAACCGGATTACGTCTAACCAACGGAGAACAATAA
- a CDS encoding SOS response-associated peptidase, whose amino-acid sequence MCGHFALDPVDYDSHDPLGMDGGTLALRTAPHLRPTDPISLLRAEGPRLHSQIVRWGRDVPQAARPVINARLETLSQRPLFRPQLGRFHCLIPATAWFEWRHEGSDKVGYRFAPQQGRLWHFAGLYWPPSERLPQGGAVIVTRAAEGAVSDYHHRMPHCLDPASARAWLAGEWVTTASSWRGRITPIDPHRPVQPRLF is encoded by the coding sequence ATGTGTGGTCACTTCGCGCTGGACCCGGTCGACTACGACAGTCATGACCCATTGGGAATGGATGGCGGCACTCTGGCGCTGCGCACCGCGCCCCACTTGCGTCCCACCGATCCCATCTCGCTGCTGCGGGCAGAGGGCCCCCGTCTGCACAGCCAGATTGTGCGCTGGGGACGGGATGTCCCACAGGCCGCCCGGCCGGTGATTAACGCCCGCCTGGAAACCCTCTCGCAACGCCCCCTGTTCCGCCCGCAACTGGGCCGCTTTCACTGCCTGATCCCCGCGACCGCCTGGTTTGAATGGCGCCATGAAGGGAGCGACAAGGTGGGGTACCGATTTGCGCCGCAACAGGGCCGGTTGTGGCACTTCGCCGGGCTCTACTGGCCCCCGTCAGAGCGGCTGCCACAAGGGGGCGCGGTGATCGTCACCCGTGCAGCAGAAGGGGCGGTGTCCGATTACCACCACCGCATGCCCCACTGCCTGGACCCCGCCTCGGCGCGAGCCTGGCTGGCTGGAGAGTGGGTCACAACGGCGTCATCCTGGCGGGGCCGAATCACCCCGATTGACCCACATCGCCCTGTCCAACCAAGGCTTTTCTGA
- a CDS encoding DUF924 family protein: MDREIHQVLEFWFGALTDAGLPAEPMDKLWFGASSLTDSAIAQRFGGLHQRAVQGELAHWQDTPAGRLALIILIDQFSRNLFRGEGQAFAWDGIALALCKTGIEQGVDRMLPLAHKLFFYMPLQHSEALEDQRLGEAMLERLLTGLEGAPRQKVADTLRFQRLHLEIIMRFGRFPHRNAVLGRQSSEEEEAYLADGAPRFGQ, encoded by the coding sequence ATGGACCGCGAAATTCATCAGGTGCTGGAATTCTGGTTTGGTGCGCTCACCGACGCAGGCTTGCCGGCGGAACCGATGGACAAACTCTGGTTTGGCGCCAGCAGCCTGACCGACAGCGCCATTGCCCAGCGTTTTGGCGGCCTGCATCAGCGTGCTGTTCAGGGTGAGTTGGCCCACTGGCAGGATACACCGGCAGGGCGGCTGGCCCTGATCATCCTGATTGACCAGTTCAGCCGTAACCTGTTTCGCGGTGAGGGTCAGGCCTTTGCCTGGGATGGCATCGCCCTGGCGCTGTGCAAAACCGGCATTGAACAGGGAGTGGACAGAATGCTGCCCCTGGCCCACAAGCTGTTTTTCTACATGCCGCTGCAACACTCCGAAGCTTTGGAAGACCAGCGCTTGGGCGAGGCGATGCTGGAGCGGTTGCTGACCGGTCTGGAGGGCGCGCCACGGCAGAAGGTGGCCGATACCCTGCGGTTTCAGCGGCTGCACCTTGAGATCATCATGCGCTTTGGCCGTTTTCCCCATCGCAATGCCGTGCTTGGGCGCCAGTCTAGCGAAGAGGAGGAGGCCTACCTGGCGGATGGGGCTCCCCGTTTCGGCCAATAG